A part of Sugiyamaella lignohabitans strain CBS 10342 chromosome D, complete sequence genomic DNA contains:
- the HOS3 gene encoding Hos3p (Trichostatin A-insensitive homodimeric histone deacetylase (HDAC); specificity in vitro for histones H3, H4, H2A, and H2B; similar to Hda1p, Rpd3p, Hos1p, and Hos2p; deletion results in increased histone acetylation at rDNA repeats; GO_component: GO:0005935 - cellular bud neck [Evidence IDA] [PMID 14562095]; GO_component: GO:0005737 - cytoplasm [Evidence IDA] [PMID 11914276]; GO_component: GO:0005634 - nucleus [Evidence IEA,IEA]; GO_component: GO:0005634 - nucleus [Evidence IDA] [PMID 11914276]; GO_component: GO:0005628 - prospore membrane [Evidence IDA] [PMID 24390141]; GO_function: GO:0032041 - NAD-dependent histone deacetylase activity (H3-K14 specific) [Evidence IEA]; GO_function: GO:0097372 - NAD-dependent histone deacetylase activity (H3-K18 specific) [Evidence IEA]; GO_function: GO:0046969 - NAD-dependent histone deacetylase activity (H3-K9 specific) [Evidence IEA]; GO_function: GO:0046970 - NAD-dependent histone deacetylase activity (H4-K16 specific) [Evidence IEA]; GO_function: GO:0004407 - histone deacetylase activity [Evidence IDA] [PMID 10535926]; GO_function: GO:0031078 - histone deacetylase activity (H3-K14 specific) [Evidence IEA]; GO_function: GO:0032129 - histone deacetylase activity (H3-K9 specific) [Evidence IEA]; GO_function: GO:0034739 - histone deacetylase activity (H4-K16 specific) [Evidence IEA]; GO_function: GO:0016787 - hydrolase activity [Evidence IEA]; GO_process: GO:0016568 - chromatin modification [Evidence IEA]; GO_process: GO:0070932 - histone H3 deacetylation [Evidence IEA]; GO_process: GO:0070933 - histone H4 deacetylation [Evidence IEA]; GO_process: GO:0016575 - histone deacetylation [Evidence IDA] [PMID 10535926]; GO_process: GO:0045944 - positive regulation of transcription from RNA polymerase II promoter [Evidence IMP] [PMID 17706600]; GO_process: GO:0000083 - regulation of transcription involved in G1/S transition of mitotic cell cycle [Evidence IGI,IPI] [PMID 19823668]; GO_process: GO:0006355 - regulation of transcription, DNA-templated [Evidence IEA]; GO_process: GO:0006351 - transcription, DNA-templated [Evidence IEA]): MAENTGSQSGHGYDPNGGWDVNSGDNSKPRPSFSEYLNFDDDGDTTEEDMELFSDKYVGRLGNGDLGDDELNAALEAMNLDGSEHGLHTHQNQFARPGAGVYGSQEGSLENSLVLEQSSGNEVNMPVMGSFQPRQEQDTLGSFNDNFGDSQDRERVNLRPVILPPPSSELYNVRDPFSRDAFTPEAASRESTFETSVDSTVDSTLETSVDTSVADVKSDPLPSTKLAESTVRETINTEPQIERRTEEKLKDPGAETGESGSGELPTTPKNKLIDAPIALPDDTDLSEFNSAFAQLKIGQDAISSSTEKKTLILLSPLSYKHVFSRNWVKKSYLDSIVERPERLMAASLGIGTAIAKSPTKYTVQVSDRRSDLRQASHVSIVHGSKWAKRLYQLCNDSVEKLKNGDVEVPGDWHEGDIYLTGETIDALEGVVAVSETAVDKIYAEGESKVFVSIRPPGHHSHPCVPSGFCLINNVHIAIQYARAKYGITHAVILDFDLHHGDGSQDICWKLSGLDDDEEENEEADSENEQHQENQSNSNEHSEPTVKTEQTPSSTTPAESLQTSTPTSSSQDNESPSKSPRKKGKKTSHPPPPPPPPPLSIGYFSLHDINSFPTEFGYATAENIKNASVCVMAHGMCIWNVHLEPYRDEAHFNEIYSNQYSALFEKARQFLQTGKTTSAHNKQPFKPLIVLSAGFDSSEYELLSMQRHQVSVPTSFFNRFTNDSVKLANEFTDGKIISMLEGGYSDAALSTGIFSHLTGLAEEQWDSNWCNPTVAKTLAKGSKLKWKRPATTSTSSTNSHHTTSPTASEPHWLNPGIELGRSLWPSQIKAQVLAATKPSASTTGRRNRKWDDDSTTSVLATPLRVLRDKTRKSVH; the protein is encoded by the coding sequence ATGGCCGAAAATACAGGGAGCCAGAGTGGTCATGGCTATGATCCGAATGGCGGCTGGGATGTGAACAGCGGCGACAACTCGAAACCACGTCCTAGTTTTTCGGAATACCTgaattttgatgatgacggAGACACGACTGAGGAAGATATGGAGCTGTTTAGCGATAAATACGTGGGCAGACTGGGTAATGGAGACCTGGGAGACGACGAGCTGAATGCTGCTCTGGAAGCAATGAATTTAGATGGCTCGGAGCATGGTCTCCATACTCACCAAAACCAGTTTGCTAGACCAGGTGCTGGGGTGTATGGGTCTCAAGAAGGGTCTCTAGAGAACtcactggtgctggagcaAAGCTCTGGTAACGAGGTGAATATGCCCGTTATGGGCAGTTTTCAGCCACGACAAGAACAAGATACACTTGGCAGTTTTAACGATAATTTTGGCGACAGCCAGGATAGAGAAAGAGTGAACTTGAGACCGGTCATTCTGCCTCCTCCGTCTTCTGAGCTGTATAATGTACGAGATCCGTTTTCACGAGATGCTTTtacaccagaagcagcgtCGAGAGAGAGCACTTTTGAGACGTCTGTCGATAGTACAGTTGATTCTACTCTTGAGACTAGTGTTGATACCAGTGTTGCTGATGTTAAAAGTGACCCTCTTCCAAGTACTAAGTTGGCTGAGTCTACTGTTCGTGAGACTATCAATACAGAACCTCAAATAGAACGCCgaacagaagaaaagtTAAAGGATCCAGGTGCGGAAACTGGCGAGTCTGGCTCTGGCGAACTTCCAACTACTCCAAAGAACAAGCTTATAGACGCACCAATAGCCCTACCAGATGATACAGATTTATCCGAGTTCAATTCTGCCTTTGCTCAGCTTAAAATTGGGCAGGATGCCATTAGTAGTTCGACAGAAAAGAAAACGCTTATTCTGCTCAGTCCCTTGTCGTATAAACATGTTTTTTCCAGGAACTgggtgaagaagagctaTTTAGACTCCATTGTCGAACGACCAGAACGATTAATGGCTGCTTCGCTAGGAATTGGAACTGCTATAGCCAAATCTCCTACGAAATACACAGTCCAAGTGTCGGACAGACGAAGCGATCTTCGTCAGGCATCTCATGTCAGTATAGTACACGGATCCAAATGGGCCAAGAGATTATACCAACTGTGTAATGACAGTGTGGAAAAGCTGAAAAACGGGGATGTAGAAGTACCAGGGGACTGGCATGAAGgagatatttatttaacaGGGGAGACTATAGACGCTTTAGAGGGGGTAGTGGCAGTGAGTGAAACGGCAGTGGATAAAATATACGCGGAAGGTGAGTCAAAAGTGTTTGTGTCGATAAGACCGCCAGGGCACCATTCACATCCATGTGTACCATCAGGGTTTTGTTTGATAAACAACGTTCACATTGCCATTCAGTATGCCCGAGCCAAGTATGGTATCACACATGCAGTGATTCTCGATTTTGATCTTCATCATGGCGATGGCAGCCAGGATATTTGCTGGAAACTGTCTGGTCTagacgatgacgaggaagaGAACGAGGAAGCAGACAGTGAAAATGAGCAACACCAAGAAAACCAGTCGAATAGTAACGAACACAGTGAACCAACAGTCAAAACAGAACAGACTCCTTCATCCACCACTCCTGCCGAGTCACTACAAACATCGACACCAACATCGTCTTCACAGGACAACGAAAGTCCCAGTAAATCACCTCGGAAAAAGGGCAAGAAAACGTCAcatccaccacctccaccgccaccacctccattaTCAATAGGATACTTTAGTTTGCACGATATCAACTCATTTCCGACTGAATTTGGCTATGCCACAGCAGAAAACATCAAAAACGCATCGGTGTGCGTCATGGCCCATGGTATGTGTATCTGGAACGTGCACCTCGAGCCATATCGCGACGAAGCCCATTTCAACGAGATATACAGCAACCAATACTCGGCACTCTTTGAAAAGGCCCGACAGTTTCTACAAACCGGAAAGACCACTTCAGCACATAATAAACAGCCGTTCAAACCGTTAATAGTGCTGTCAGCGGGATTCGACTCGTCGGAATACGAACTGTTATCGATGCAACGACATCAAGTCAGTGTCCCCACTAGCTTCTTCAACCGATTCACCAACGATTCAGTCAAACTAGCCAACGAGTTCACTGACGGCAAAATCATCTCCATGCTCGAAGGAGGCTATTCCGATGCCGCTCTCTCGACCGGAATATTCAGCCACTTGACCGGATTGGCCGAAGAGCAATGGGACAGTAACTGGTGTAACCCGACGGTCGCCAAAACCCTCGCCAAAGGAAGCAAACTCAAATGGAAACGACctgccaccacctccacctcttCCACCAACAGCCATCACACGACCTCGCCAACAGCATCCGAACCGCACTGGCTGAACCCCGGCATCGAGCTCGGCCGGTCACTGTGGCCGTCACAAATCAAAGCCCAAGTCCTCGCTGCGACTAAACCGTCTGCCTCGACCACCGGACGCCGCAACCGCAAATGGGACGACgactccaccaccagcgTGCTCGCCACACCGCTCCGCGTCCTCCGCGACAAAACCCGCAAATCGGTCCACTAA